In a genomic window of Niallia taxi:
- a CDS encoding CBO0543 family protein produces the protein MSVILTEQARKYEEIKEAQEAVFDLWNEYWLEYSAFNTWQFWFNVLMIILPLIILCLFIDRKRLFLLLFFGFNIHVWTAYIDSMATRANYIGYPYKAIPTLPIHFGMDSSLVPVLFIFMYQYTLKKKANFYLHSLLLIALISFLLKPFFVEIHLFYLSKGTNYFYIFLGYVLITIVSKGIVEFFLRLQSKSELPNTKS, from the coding sequence ATGTCAGTAATATTAACAGAGCAAGCCAGGAAATATGAAGAAATAAAGGAGGCGCAAGAAGCAGTCTTCGATCTTTGGAATGAATATTGGCTAGAGTATTCTGCTTTTAATACATGGCAATTTTGGTTTAATGTATTAATGATTATCCTGCCATTAATCATACTTTGCTTATTTATTGATCGGAAAAGATTGTTTTTATTGCTTTTCTTTGGATTTAATATACATGTGTGGACAGCTTATATCGATAGTATGGCTACAAGAGCCAATTATATCGGATACCCGTATAAAGCAATTCCCACACTTCCGATTCATTTTGGGATGGACAGTTCGTTAGTTCCTGTTCTCTTTATCTTTATGTACCAATATACGCTCAAAAAGAAGGCTAACTTTTACCTGCATTCCTTATTACTAATTGCCCTTATTTCATTTTTGTTAAAGCCATTTTTTGTGGAAATTCATTTGTTCTATTTAAGTAAGGGAACTAATTACTTTTATATTTTCTTAGGCTATGTACTAATAACAATTGTGTCAAAAGGAATAGTGGAATTCTTCTTGAGATTGCAAAGTAAATCAGAGCTTCCAAACACAAAATCATGA
- a CDS encoding CBO0543 family protein, producing MKYQEGLRLIDEANDKITEGNSMIVDAILHAFLFTWQWWIAVGMIIIPWSVWLIIRDKNSSGRLFAAGLLVMVMSEILDTVGVMFGSWSYPIKVLPVATINFSFRLSVLPVVVMLLLQYKPRINPFIKAIGFGAFGSFIGLPLLSMIDLYKKLQWQYTYSFIILTVFYLLSHFFVYKCKFNEIKPE from the coding sequence ATGAAATATCAAGAAGGTTTGCGGCTTATTGATGAAGCTAACGATAAAATTACAGAAGGAAATAGTATGATTGTGGATGCAATCCTTCACGCATTTTTATTTACATGGCAGTGGTGGATCGCCGTTGGCATGATTATTATCCCATGGTCAGTGTGGCTCATTATTCGTGATAAAAATAGTTCAGGTAGATTATTTGCTGCTGGCTTATTGGTAATGGTTATGTCAGAAATACTGGATACGGTTGGAGTAATGTTTGGAAGCTGGTCCTATCCAATAAAGGTTTTACCGGTTGCAACGATTAATTTTTCCTTTCGGCTTTCGGTGTTGCCTGTTGTTGTCATGTTATTATTGCAATATAAGCCAAGGATAAACCCATTTATTAAAGCTATAGGGTTTGGAGCTTTTGGTTCATTTATAGGCTTACCGTTGCTTAGTATGATTGATTTATATAAAAAGCTCCAATGGCAGTATACGTATTCCTTTATTATTCTGACGGTTTTTTATTTGTTGAGCCACTTCTTTGTTTATAAATGCAAATTTAATGAGATTAAACCAGAATAA
- a CDS encoding MFS transporter gives MDKKESGYRWIVFSAVLFAYFLIVSQRTAPGLITEQIMNDFHISASTVGMISSIQFLAYAGLQIPVGLLSDRFGPNRFLIVGTLLTGLGSLFYSIAPNEYVLITSRFIVGVGDAAIFVNLVLILNEWFKGNEFVKLMGIVALIGGIGSLSATLPFSLWITNAGWRIPFLSVSIMLILFSFVLHFVLISKSRRIFKQNTPSNPDKPVRRESVWNILRRVVTTRQAWATFLCHFGVVGTYVGFIGSWAVPYGMNVFDLTRSSASQIVMYALVGTMIGGPFLGWISSRTGQIKKTYTIVHLIVIIGWVGLFSLNTSPPFLMVLFMLFILGFGNGASALTFAIVRKSFPIEEVGVVTGFANMGGFLSAVLLPIFFGHVLDFFPKESISLGYHYGFIVPVIFSLFGLVGILLAKEEKVAGSKKVLKTS, from the coding sequence TTGGACAAAAAGGAAAGTGGCTATAGATGGATCGTATTTAGCGCCGTCTTGTTTGCCTATTTCTTAATCGTAAGTCAAAGAACTGCTCCAGGACTTATTACGGAGCAAATCATGAATGATTTTCATATTTCAGCCTCAACAGTTGGAATGATAAGCAGTATTCAATTTTTAGCATATGCAGGATTGCAAATTCCTGTTGGCCTATTATCAGATCGCTTTGGACCAAACCGATTTCTAATCGTTGGTACTTTGCTAACAGGACTCGGAAGTCTTTTTTATAGTATCGCACCTAATGAATATGTACTAATCACATCCCGTTTTATAGTTGGAGTTGGGGATGCTGCTATTTTTGTAAACTTAGTACTAATACTTAATGAATGGTTTAAAGGAAATGAATTTGTTAAATTGATGGGGATCGTTGCACTTATCGGCGGTATTGGATCGTTATCTGCGACACTGCCTTTTTCCTTGTGGATTACGAATGCTGGCTGGAGAATTCCTTTTTTAAGCGTCAGCATCATGTTGATTTTGTTCTCGTTCGTGCTTCATTTCGTATTAATCTCCAAGTCTAGAAGAATATTCAAACAAAATACTCCATCAAATCCGGATAAGCCTGTTAGAAGGGAAAGTGTCTGGAATATTCTCCGGCGTGTTGTAACTACCCGACAAGCTTGGGCCACCTTTCTTTGTCACTTTGGCGTAGTCGGAACGTATGTTGGCTTTATCGGTTCATGGGCTGTACCTTATGGCATGAATGTCTTTGATTTAACACGCTCTAGTGCGAGTCAAATTGTGATGTACGCATTAGTCGGGACAATGATTGGAGGACCATTCCTTGGCTGGATTTCCAGCAGAACCGGTCAAATAAAAAAAACTTATACAATTGTCCATCTAATTGTCATTATTGGCTGGGTTGGATTATTCAGCTTAAACACAAGCCCGCCTTTCTTAATGGTACTGTTTATGCTCTTCATCTTAGGATTTGGTAATGGCGCAAGTGCCTTAACATTTGCCATTGTGCGCAAGTCGTTCCCAATTGAAGAAGTAGGTGTTGTAACAGGTTTCGCGAATATGGGTGGTTTTTTAAGTGCTGTGTTATTGCCAATCTTTTTTGGTCATGTATTAGACTTCTTTCCGAAGGAGTCAATCAGTCTAGGCTATCATTACGGCTTTATCGTTCCAGTTATATTCTCATTATTCGGCCTTGTAGGCATACTATTAGCGAAGGAAGAGAAGGTTGCTGGCAGTAAAAAGGTTTTAAAAACCTCATAA
- a CDS encoding GNAT family N-acetyltransferase translates to MFLHKINADLSLKLIQLNDADRVFELTEESRSYLREWLPWLDTTTKVKDTKDYIKFCLKGFSENNSLTTVILFKGDIVGVASFNSINWSNKTAYIGYWLGHAYQGNGIMINVVRALTDYAFQELQLNKVEVRAASGNKKSRSIPEKLQFTEEGCIRKAEWLYDHYVDHVVYGVLAEEWAS, encoded by the coding sequence ATGTTCCTACATAAAATCAATGCTGACCTATCATTAAAGCTGATCCAGCTTAACGATGCTGACCGTGTTTTTGAGTTAACGGAAGAATCGAGAAGCTATTTACGAGAATGGCTGCCATGGCTTGATACAACAACGAAAGTAAAGGATACAAAGGACTATATAAAGTTTTGTTTAAAGGGGTTTTCAGAGAATAATAGTTTGACTACTGTGATTCTTTTTAAAGGGGACATTGTAGGAGTAGCAAGCTTTAACAGTATTAACTGGTCAAATAAGACAGCGTATATCGGCTATTGGTTAGGACATGCCTATCAAGGAAATGGAATTATGATAAATGTTGTAAGAGCATTAACTGATTATGCTTTTCAAGAGTTACAATTAAATAAAGTCGAGGTAAGAGCCGCATCAGGAAATAAAAAAAGTAGAAGTATTCCTGAAAAGCTGCAATTCACGGAGGAAGGCTGCATTAGAAAGGCAGAATGGCTTTATGATCATTATGTGGACCATGTTGTGTATGGTGTTTTGGCAGAGGAGTGGGCCAGCTAA
- a CDS encoding GrpB family protein, which translates to MIEIQEYNDSWEVCYKLMEQILKDSLKEDILRIEHVGSTSVKGLCAKPILDIDVVIENIAIFPEVVAVLGAIGYYHQQDWSFEGREAFGRRDDLVPWTANKHNQIWMEHHLYVCTKDSEELTRHLAFRDYLRSNEKEADEYGKLKHYLASTSKTRQAYTAGKNEFVSSILKKALRSK; encoded by the coding sequence ATGATAGAAATTCAGGAATATAACGACAGTTGGGAAGTCTGCTACAAATTAATGGAACAGATTTTAAAGGACAGCTTAAAGGAAGATATTCTTCGCATCGAGCATGTTGGCAGCACTTCTGTTAAAGGCTTATGTGCTAAACCAATTTTAGATATAGATGTTGTTATTGAAAATATTGCCATTTTTCCAGAGGTGGTAGCTGTTCTTGGCGCAATTGGTTACTACCATCAACAGGATTGGAGCTTTGAAGGGAGAGAAGCCTTCGGACGAAGGGATGACCTTGTCCCGTGGACTGCTAACAAACACAACCAAATTTGGATGGAGCATCATCTTTACGTTTGTACAAAGGACAGTGAGGAATTGACAAGACATCTGGCCTTTCGCGATTATCTCCGTTCAAATGAGAAGGAAGCAGATGAATACGGCAAATTAAAGCATTACTTGGCAAGTACATCAAAAACCCGTCAAGCTTATACAGCAGGTAAAAATGAGTTTGTATCAAGTATTTTGAAAAAGGCATTAAGGAGCAAGTAA
- a CDS encoding SMI1/KNR4 family protein: MNEIIAHIMTKKPGIDEIDIGATEEKLGAAFPVQFHQLYKLVNNAEIGDWLLFPIKARKNVKKTWDDIVRQNIEARKEGLAEGWIAVGEDGTGDKLCLKTSNGLMEEPIYVWYHEDGQTEQIAQRLMSFIMLLSQEE, encoded by the coding sequence ATGAACGAAATAATAGCTCATATAATGACAAAAAAGCCTGGAATAGATGAAATTGACATAGGAGCTACTGAAGAAAAGCTCGGTGCAGCTTTTCCTGTACAATTTCATCAGTTATATAAGCTGGTTAATAATGCAGAAATTGGAGATTGGCTATTATTTCCCATTAAGGCTAGGAAAAATGTAAAAAAGACATGGGACGACATTGTCAGACAGAATATTGAAGCACGAAAAGAAGGGCTTGCAGAAGGATGGATTGCTGTTGGAGAAGATGGCACAGGAGATAAATTATGCCTAAAAACGAGCAATGGTCTTATGGAAGAACCAATTTATGTTTGGTATCATGAGGATGGTCAAACAGAACAGATTGCTCAAAGGTTAATGAGCTTTATTATGCTTCTGTCACAAGAGGAATAA
- a CDS encoding sporulation protein: MLTLLTNLLKTGAPSVDLSLSKESAAYGEIVKGHFFIQGGRKSCKIKRLECTLVKEYENGHTETVEEVTTILMSKVINSEEKVELPFSYLITDKLEPTAADFTYRLHTNLVFAENMTRKDHDELVIVDNKE; this comes from the coding sequence TTGTTAACTTTATTGACTAATTTACTAAAAACTGGTGCCCCTTCTGTTGATCTTTCTTTATCAAAGGAATCAGCTGCTTACGGAGAGATAGTCAAAGGCCATTTCTTTATTCAAGGGGGACGTAAAAGCTGCAAAATTAAAAGATTGGAATGCACTTTAGTGAAGGAATATGAAAATGGTCATACAGAAACTGTAGAAGAGGTCACAACCATTCTGATGTCCAAAGTCATAAACAGTGAGGAGAAAGTCGAGCTTCCCTTTTCTTACTTGATTACAGATAAGCTTGAGCCAACCGCCGCAGATTTTACTTATAGACTGCACACTAATCTAGTTTTCGCAGAAAATATGACCAGAAAGGACCATGATGAATTAGTGATTGTCGATAATAAAGAATAA
- a CDS encoding FbpB family small basic protein, producing the protein MKRQLKLNLYELIKKNKEELLKDRSLVEKIEKRVEEKIIKQNINLSH; encoded by the coding sequence ATGAAAAGACAACTAAAATTGAACTTGTATGAATTGATTAAAAAGAATAAGGAAGAGCTTCTAAAGGATAGAAGCCTAGTAGAAAAAATTGAAAAACGGGTGGAAGAAAAAATCATTAAACAAAACATTAACCTAAGTCATTAA